Proteins encoded together in one Macadamia integrifolia cultivar HAES 741 chromosome 8, SCU_Mint_v3, whole genome shotgun sequence window:
- the LOC122087565 gene encoding protein SRG1-like codes for DVLQLLNHEVSSSLVEKTKLEIQEFFKLPIEEKRKFWQQPEDLEGFGQAFVVSEEQKLDWGDMFYMQTHPTYIRKPHLFPKLPIPFRDTLDVYSLEMKKLAMALLEQMGKALKMETGEITKIFDDGLQGMRMNYYPPCPQPEQVIGLSPHSDAVGITILLQLNELEGLQIKKDGNWIPVKPLPDSFIVNIGDIMEIVSNGIYRSIEHRATVNSEKERLSMATFYSPNPDGEVGPARSLIGPGRPALFRREGVADYFKALFTRKLDGKSYIEAMRS; via the exons GATGTGTTGCAGCTGCTAAACCATGAAGTCAGCTCTTCACTGGTGGAGAAGACAAAGTTGGAGATTCAAGAATTCTTCAAGCTACCAATCGAAGAGAAAAGGAAGTTCTGGCAGCAACCAGAAGATTTGGAGGGCTTTGGACAGGCATTTGTTGTATCTGAGGAGCAGAAACTTGACTGGGGAGACATGTTCTACATGCAGACCcatccaacatacatacggAAGCCCCATTTATTTCCCAAACTCCCCATTCCTTTCAG AGACACATTGGATGTTTATTCCTTGGAGATGAAAAAGTTGGCCATGGCCTTATTAGAACAGATGGGGAAGGCCTTGAAGATGGAGACTGGTGAGATAACAAAGATATTTGATGATGGATTGCAGGGAATGAGGATGAATTACTATCCTCCATGTCCTCAACCAGAGCAAGTAATTGGCCTTTCACCACACTCAGATGCCGTGGGTATAACCATTCTTCTTCAACTTAACGAACTTGAAGGCCTTCAGATAAAAAAAGATGGGAACTGGATTCCAGTTAAGCCTCTTCCCGATTCTTTCATAGTGAACATTGGAGACATCATGGAG ATTGTGAGCAACGGGATATATCGCAGCATTGAGCACAGGGCAACAGTGAACTCAGAGAAAGAGCGGCTCTCCATGGCAACATTCTATAGCCCAAATCCTGATGGAGAAGTGGGTCCTGCAAGAAGCTTGATTGGCCCAGGTAGACCAGCATTGTTTAGAAGAGAAGGGGTTGCAGATTACTTCAAAGCACTGTTTACTAGGAAGCTTGATGGAAAAAGTTATATAGAAGCCATGAGGAGCTAA